The DNA window AAGCATGTTGGCCCGACCCACAGCGAACATGCTTCAAAGCATGTTGGCCCGACCCACGACGAACATGCTCCAGGGCATGTTCAACTAGCTCTCGGGGGACGCCTCAGGTCTGCGACCCGGCATGCCCCGGGACATTGTTCGTTCGAACCCCGCTCCGACCCTGAAAGCGAGAGGTCACGATGACCGGGACGCGCATGCTTCAAAGCATGGCCACTTGATCCCGACGGCGCGGCATAAGGTCGTGAAACGTGGCAGTTAGTTTCGGGGCGTCCTGGACAACGCACCTGTTTGCAGCGAATTGCGACGATGTTTCACGTGAAACATGGCGCACCGACGCCTGGCCGATGCACTCCCTAGCCCGGAAAAATCCCCGTCAGCAGCCTTCCACCGAACGCACCCTCGACGACTCGCGCCTCAAATGAACTCTCCGATGGAAGCACCTCCTCGCCGGCTCTCGCGCCAAGGAAGTAGACCCATCGCGCGCCGGGGCGGGCGACGGCCGCTGCGAGTCCGAGCATACGCCCTAGGTCGCCGACCGCGCGCACGACGACTGCGCCGGCCGGCTCCTCGCGCCACTGGCTCTCGAGATCCTCGAGCCGGGCGCACACCACGCGCACGTGACGCAGCCCCAGCCGGCGCACGGCCAGCTCCAGGAAGCCGGCCTTTCGTTCGCGCGACTCGAGCAGCACGACGCGGGTGTCGGGCCAGGCGATGGCGAGTGGGATTCCAGGCAGTCCACCTCCGCTCCCCACGTCGAGCAGGCTGGTGGGAGGGGGATCGAACAGGGCGACGGGATTCAAGGAGTCGAGGATGTGCCTCGTGAACACTTCGCCACGGTCGCCCTTGGCGATCAGCGCGAGCGCCGCCGATCGCTCATGAAGAAGGCGGCCATACTCGCGCCATCCGGCCTC is part of the Candidatus Binatia bacterium genome and encodes:
- the rsmG gene encoding 16S rRNA (guanine(527)-N(7))-methyltransferase RsmG: MPNESAGAAPAPLPAELIPDFERFRSALRAGGAGVASQLGAAGAASQSGSALLTSPQAEAGWREYGRLLHERSAALALIAKGDRGEVFTRHILDSLNPVALFDPPPTSLLDVGSGGGLPGIPLAIAWPDTRVVLLESRERKAGFLELAVRRLGLRHVRVVCARLEDLESQWREEPAGAVVVRAVGDLGRMLGLAAAVARPGARWVYFLGARAGEEVLPSESSFEARVVEGAFGGRLLTGIFPG